One Cydia pomonella isolate Wapato2018A chromosome 15, ilCydPomo1, whole genome shotgun sequence DNA window includes the following coding sequences:
- the LOC133525746 gene encoding inositol-tetrakisphosphate 1-kinase-like, with protein sequence MSDCKPLTKTIGVWMSDKKSQKLNWKELISAANSHGYKLVKVDLERPLEEQGQFDVFLHKLTDIIAAADLGDPKASLIISNVEQYLSNHPSITVIDPLDNVRILLNRYNYYSILQDEPTFIRQGIFTPTFAEFTTSNTKSNLEIMRKRGVTFPIICKPTIAHGSKSAHEMVLVFNERDLNVCRPPCVVQSFVNHNAVLHKVFLIGNRYHICERPSLKNFYAPKDLEPIFYSTGEVCKADSQSTLSILDPHDEADLQMALNEDKIKIIIRALRKRIGLLLAGFDVVIDNVTGNHAVIDINVYPSYDNFPNFFENLMDCIDETVCRTNVVNGDSQDYISHRINGLINVAFTANKLGITGMNIN encoded by the exons ATGAGTGATTGTAAGCCACTTACTAAAACAATTGGAGTTTGGATGTCAGATAAGAAAAGTCAGAAATTAAACTGGAAGGAGTTAATTAGTGCAGCTAACTCACATGGCTACAAACTTGTAAag GTGGATTTGGAAAGACCTTTGGAAGAACAGGGCCAGTTTGATGTGTTTCTCCACAAACTGACTGATATCATAGCTGCAGCTGATCTAGGGGACCCTAAG GCATCACTGATCATTAGCAATGTAGAACAGTATTTATCAAATCATCCAAGTATTACGGTTATCGATCCATTAGACAACGTCAGAATTCTGTTGAACAG atataattattattcaatattaCAAGACGAACCTACATTTATTAGACAAGGAATATTTACACCAACATTCGCGGAATTTACAACTTCCAATACAAAATCCAATTTAGAAATAATGAGAAAGAGAGGAGTCACATTCCCAATAATATGTAAACCAACTATAGCCCATGGCTCGAAGTCGGCTCACGAAATGGTTTTGGTCTTCAATGAGAGGGATTTGAACGTCTGCCGACCACCATGTGTGGTACAAAGTTTTGTTAATCATAATGCAGTTCTACATAAAGTATTTCTTATTGgaaatag ATATCACATATGCGAAAGACCAAGCCTTAAAAACTTCTACGCACCAAAAGACCTGGAACCAATATTCTACAGCACGGGAGAAGTGTGCAAAGCAGATAGCCAGTCCACTCTATCCATATTGGATCCTCACGACGAGGCCGATCTACAAATGGCTTTAAATGAAgacaagataaaaataataattcgtgCATTAAGGAAAAGGATTGGACTACTATTAGCGGGATTTGATGTCGTCATAGATAACGTAACAGGAAATCATGCAGTTATAGACATCAATGTGTATCCTAGTTATGATAACTTTccaaatttctttgaaaatcttATGGACTGCATTGATGAAACTGTGTGCAGGACCAATGTGGTGAATGGGGATAGTCAAGATTACATCAGCCATAGGATAAATGGGTTGATAAATGTTGCATTTACTGCCAACAAGCTTGGGATTACTGGTATGAACATAAATTAG
- the LOC133525747 gene encoding uncharacterized protein LOC133525747, with protein MFDEEKEIISNAQSRILDLFAELDDKELKSVEQWLGSKKYRKDLENKKSIVRSDKLLQKIGETIKKLVPFEAELPSENIMLPTVGDQADCNQVNTWHVDEFLYDEEQVEELVKEGKLSRHYCLNCNSRNIKELNLVSHSMSRIQLQYIFKVLLPKDLEDKQILDVGSRFGGILYSAYYFTNASNIIGIEMNKECCEIQEKIIEQFGMDKNRITIVHSDVTDKEDLVKKSNICIMNCFDFFVPVKEHKKLWYFFKENLTKGSYVVLNRSIADTLTALDIFEEFIDWLSICRPFQLENEIFFDVEDLHEIFLYTVN; from the exons ATGTTCGACGAGGAAAAAGAGATTATAAGTAATGCTCAGAGTCGCATTTTAGACTTATTTGCCGAGCTAGATGACAAAGAATTAAAGAGTGTGGAACAGTGGTTAGGTAGTAAAAAGTATAGAAAAG ATTTAGAAAATAAGAAATCAATCGTAAGGTCTGATAAGTTACTGCAAAAGATAGGAGAGACAATAAAGAAATTGGTACCATTTGAAGCAGAGTTGCCATCAGAAAACATAATGTTGCCAACTGTTGGAGATCAAGCAGATTGCAACCAAGTGAATACTTGGCATGTGGATGAGTTCCTATATGATGAAGAACAAGTTGAAGAACTTGTTAAAGAGGGAAAGTTATCTAGACATTACTGCCTCAACTGCAATTCACGAAATATTAAA GAGCTAAATCTTGTTTCACACTCTATGTCAAGAATACAACTCCAGTATATATTTAAAGTTCTGCTTCCAAAGGACCTGGAGGATAAACAGATATTGGATGTGGGTTCCAGATTTGGTGGAATTTTGTATTCC gcatattattttacaaatgcaTCTAACATTATCGGTATAGAAATGAATAAAGAATGTTGTGAAATACAAGAAAAGATAATAGAACAATTTGGAATGGATAAAAACCGAATAACAATTGTCCACTCTGATGTAACTGATAAAGAAGACTTAGTCAAGAAATCTAATATTTGCATAatgaattgttttgatttttttgtgcCTGTAAAGGAACACAAAAAATTGTGGTACTTTTTCAAGGAGAATTTGACTAAGGGAAGTTATGTCGTTTTGAACAGAAGTATTGCAGATACATTAACTGCATTAGACATATTTGAAGAATTTATAGATTGGCTAAGTATTTGTAGACCATTTCAACTAGAAAACGAGATTTTCTTTGATGTGGAAGATTTACATGAGATATTTCTGTACactgttaattaa